One part of the Eucalyptus grandis isolate ANBG69807.140 chromosome 10, ASM1654582v1, whole genome shotgun sequence genome encodes these proteins:
- the LOC104422149 gene encoding protein C2-DOMAIN ABA-RELATED 4 codes for MEHLLGLLRIHVLRGVNLAIRDVRSSDPYVVIRMGKHKLKTRVVKRNLNPEWNDELTLAIADPSLSIKLMVYDKDKFSLDDKMGDAQIHIVPFLDALRMRLDDVPSGTVITRVKPGRDNCLAEESSIVWRNGKVVQDMVLRLRNVERGEVELQLEWIDIPGSRGL; via the exons ATGGAACATCTTTTGGGACTTTTGAGAATTCACGTCCTCAGAGGAGTTAATCTTGCGATCCGAGACGTCCGAAGCAGTGATCCTTATGTTGTCATCAGAATGGGCAAACAT AAATTAAAAACTCGGGTGGTCAAGAGGAACCTGAACCCGGAATGGAATGACGAGCTGACTCTCGCAATCGCCGACCCGAGCCTTTCCATAAAATTGATGGTCTACGACAAGGACAAATTCAGCCTTGACGACAAGATGGGGGATGCTCAGATCCACATCGTACCCTTTCTTGACGCGTTGAGGATGAGATTGGATGACGTCCCGAGCGGAACCGTGATCACCAGAGTGAAGCCAGGCCGGGACAACTGCTTGGCAGAGGAGAGCTCTATTGTGTGGCGCAATGGCAAAGTAGTGCAGGACATGGTGCTCCGGCTCCGCAATGTGGAGCGTGGCGAGGTTGAGCTACAACTTGAATGGATAGACATTCCCGGTTCCAGGGGCCTGTAG
- the LOC104422150 gene encoding protein C2-DOMAIN ABA-RELATED 4: MEHLLGLLRIHVLRGVNLAIRDIRSSDPYAVIRMGKHKLKTRVVKRNLNPEWNDDLTLSIADPSLSIKLMVYDKDNFSLDDKMGDAEIHIAPFLDTLRMRLDDVPSGTVITRVKPGRDNCLAEESCIVWRDGKVVQDMVLRLRNVEHGEIELQLEWIDIPGSRGL; encoded by the exons ATGGAACATCTTTTGGGACTTTTGAGAATTCACGTCCTAAGAGGAGTTAACCTTGCGATCCGAGACATTCGAAGCAGTGATCCTTATGCTGTCATCAGAATGGGCAAACAT AAATTGAAAACTCGAGTGGTCAAGAGGAACCTGAACCCGGAGTGGAACGATGATCTGACTCTCTCGATCGCCGACCCGAGCCTTTCCATAAAATTGATGGTATACGACAAGGACAATTTCAGCCTCGACGACAAGATGGGGGACGCTGAGATCCACATCGCACCCTTTCTTGACACATTGAGGATGAGATTGGATGATGTCCCAAGTGGAACTGTGATCACCAGAGTAAAGCCAGGCCGGGACAACTGCTTGGCAGAGGAGAGCTGTATTGTGTGGCGCGATGGCAAAGTGGTGCAGGACATGGTGCTCCGGCTCCGCAATGTGGAGCACGGCGAGATTGAGCTCCAACTTGAATGGATAGACATTCCCGGTTCCAGAGGTCTTTAG
- the LOC104422152 gene encoding protein C2-DOMAIN ABA-RELATED 1: protein MEHFLGLLRIHVHRGVNLAIRDVRSSDPYVVIRMGKQKLKSRVIKQNTNPEWNDDLTLSITDPGLPVKVLVYDKDTFSLDDKMGDAEFHIGPFLEALRAPTDGVPNGTVIARVPPSRENCLAEESCIVWSDSKVVQDMVLRLRNVERGEVELQLQWIDVPGSRGLS, encoded by the exons ATGGAGCATTTCCTGGGGCTCTTGAGAATCCATGTCCACAGAGGGGTGAACCTTGCGATCCGAGATGTCCGGAGCAGCGATCCTTACGTCGTCATCAGAATGGGCAAACAG AAACTGAAGAGTAGGGTAATCAAGCAGAACACGAACCCGGAGTGGAATGACGATCTAACTCTCTCGATCACCGACCCAGGCCTCCCCGTGAAAGTGTTGGTGTACGACAAAGACACGTTCAGCCTAGACGACAAGATGGGGGATGCAGAGTTCCACATCGGGCCGTTCTTGGAAGCCCTGAGAGCGCCAACGGACGGAGTCCCAAACGGGACCGTGATCGCCAGAGTGCCGCCCAGCCGGGAGAACTGCTTGGCTGAGGAGAGCTGTATCGTGTGGAGCGACAGCAAAGTGGTCCAGGATATGGTCCTCCGGCTCCGCAACGTGGAGCGAGGCGAAGTCGAGCTGCAGCTTCAGTGGATTGATGTTCCTGGTTCCAGGGGCTTGTCGTAG
- the LOC104422148 gene encoding protein C2-DOMAIN ABA-RELATED 2, with translation MDDTLGLLKIHISRGINLAVRDVRSSDPYVVVRMGKQKLRTRVVRKNLNPEWNENLTLSVADPDLPVKLAVYDRDRFSLDDKMGDAEFDIRPLLEAVRMAADLQGLEDGTVVKRVLPNRQNCLAEESCIIVSNGKVVQHMFLRLRNVECGEIQLQLQWVPVNPSREL, from the exons ATGGATGATACGCTGGGCCTCCTCAAGATTCACATCAGCAGAGGAATCAACCTCGCCGTGAGAGACGTCAGAAGCAGCGATCCTTACGTCGTTGTCAGGATGGGCAAGCAG AAACTGAGGACTCGTGTTGTGAGGAAGAATCTCAATCCCGAGTGGAACGAAAACTTGACTCTCTCTGTTGCTGATCCAGATCTGCCTGTGAAGCTC GCCGTGTATGACAGGGACAGATTCAGCCTCGATGACAAAATGGGGGACGCGGAGTTTGATATCAGGCCACTCCTGGAAGCCGTGAGGATGGCGGCGGACTTGCAAGGCCTCGAAGATGGGACTGTGGTCAAGAGAGTCCTGCCGAACCGGCAAAATTGCCTGGCCGAGGAGAGCTGCATCATAGTGAGCAACGGCAAAGTGGTGCAGCACATGTTCCTCAGGCTCCGCAACGTGGAGTGCGGAGAGATCCAACTCCAATTGCAGTGGGTTCCTGTTAATCCTTCCAGGGAATTGtga